CGCCGTGGCGCACGAACGCCCACGTCTCGGGCACCTGGCTCCGGCGGGAGGCCCGCATCGCCCGCGGGGCGACGGCGGCCCTCGACCGCGCGCTGGACCGGGGGCTCCTGACCATGCGCGGCTACGACCGGGTCCTCCGGATCGGGTGGACGCTCGCGGACCTGGAGGGCGCGTCGAGCCCCGACGCGGATCACCTGGGCCGCGCGCTCCTGCTACGAGGCGCGTCGTGATCGCGCAGGACGGGGTCGGCGAGGAGGTGCCTCGCTCATCCGGGGACGCCGAGCGGAGCCGCGTCCGCGCACCGGACTCGGCACGAGCCCGTTCCGTCGCCCGGCTCGGCCTGCCCGCGCGCGAACTCGACGAGCTGATGGCTTCGCTCCGCCCCGATCCCGGATGGCCGGGCGATGGGGCAGCCGACACGGACTCGGCGGAGGTGGCGGCTCGTGCCACGTGGTCCGGCATCGCCGAGCCGGGCGATCGCGTGGCCGGGGCGGTCATCGGCGTGCTCGGCGCCTGCGCGGCCCTGGCCTCCTTGGTCGACGGCTGCCCGGCCGACACCGTGGTCGGCGCGATGCTCGAGGCGGGGCTCGACCTGGAGCCGGACGGGCGGGCTGCCCTCGTCGGCGAGGTCGCCGGAGCGCTGGAGCGCTGGCGGCCCCGCGTCGTGCGGAGTGAGGCCCTGGCCCGGCTGCACGCCGCGCGTGCGGTGGGCGCCCGGGTGCTCGTGCCGGGTGATCCGCATTGGCCGGTCGGCGCGGACGACCTGGGGCCGCACTCGCCGCTCGTCCTCTGGTGCACGGGCGCGCCGGACGCGATGGCCGCGCTCTCGAGGTCCGTGGCCATCGTGGGAGCGCGTGCCGCCACCGGGTACGGCGAGCACGTCACCGCCGAGCTGGCCGCCGGGCTCGTCGACCGCGACGTGGCGGTGGTCTCCGGCGGTGCGTACGGCATCGACGGCGCGGCGCACCGCGCGGCCATCGGATCGGCGGGGCGCACGGTGGCGTTCCTCGCGGGCGGCGTGGACCGTCTCTACCCCTCCGGTCATGCGGAGCTCTTCGCGCGGATGCGACGCGACGGGGCCGTGGTGTCGGAGCTGCCATGCGGCGCGTCGCCGACACGCTGGCGGTTCCTCTTGCGCAACCGCCTCATAGCGGCGGCGAGCGCAGCCACCGTCGTCGTGGAGGCAGGTGCGCGCAGCGGGTCGCTGAACACCGCTAACCACGCGATCGCGCTGGAGAGGCCTCTCGGGGCGGTCCCCGGCCCGGTGACGAGCGCGTCGTCATCCGGGTGCCATCGTCTCCTCCGCGAGTCCCAGGCGGTCTGCATCACGTCAGCCGATGACGTGATGGACCTCGTGCCGGGCTGGAGCGGAGCGGGTACGCAGGTGCAGGAGCCGGGATCCGCGCATGCGTCCTCTCGGGACACGCCGAGCGGCGCCGCCGACGACCGCGTCGGTGCGCGTGCCGCGGAGGATCGTGGCGACTCGCGCGTCGTGCGCGTGCTCGACGCCCTCGCGGTCCGACGCGGACGAGGGACCGCGGACGTCGCGGCACGAGCCGGTCTCGGAGTCGCCGAGACCTCGTCCGTGCTCGGCATGCTCGAGCTCGAGGGGACGGTGGCCCGGCCGGACGGCGGATGGGTACGGCGCCCCGGATCTCGCTGACGGGCCCCGGGCGTGGAGATCCGGCCTCGCGCGCGAGGTGGGATGCGTGCGCATCGGAGGGGCGCGGCCGACCGGCGCGATCGGATGCGCCGGTCGGTGGCCACGATGAGAACCGTCCTCTTCCCGCCCGTCCGCGTGCCGGCGCACCCAGCCGGCGGGTCGACGTAGCCTTCGGGGATGGAGACGGATCAGGTCGGCGGCGGACACGTCGATGGCGTGGTCGACCATGGACAGCCTCAGCGCGGTGCTCCTGCCGCGACTCCGCTCGAGGCCGACATCTCGGAGTTCGCGACCTCCATGGACCGGGAGCGGGGGAGCGCGGCCCACACGGTGCGGGCGTACTCCGCCGACCTGCGCGACCTCGCTGCGCATGCCGCGAGGCAGGGCGTCACGACGTCAGCCGGCCTCGATCTGGACGTGCTGCGCGACTGGCTGTGGCGGGGATCCCAGGCCCGGCTCGCCCCCGCGACGCTGGCGAGGCGCTCGGCCGCCGTGCGCGGATTCGGAGCGTGGCTGCTGCGCACGGGCCGCGTCGACGCCGACCCCGCCGTCCGGCTCAAGGCGCCGCGGGCGGGATCGCACCTCCCGCGGGTGCTGGCGCGCGAGCAGATGTCGGCCCTGCTCGCCGATCTCGCCGCACAGGCGGCGGACGACGACCCCGCCGCGCTGCGGGACCTCGCCGCCATCGAGCTGCTCTACGCGTCCGCCCTCCGGGTCTCCGAGCTGACGGGCCTCGACCTCGGCGACGTCGACGCGTCCCGCCTCACCGTCCGCGTGGTCGGCAAGGGCGATCGCGAGCGGGTCGTGCCGTTCGGCGTCCCCGCCGCGGAGGCGCTCGACGCCTACGTCACTCGCGGTCGTCCGGCGCTCGTCACCCCGCGGACCGGGACGGCGCTGTTCCTCGGCGCGCGCGGAGGGCGGCTGGGATCCCGCGCGGTCTACGGCCTCGTCGCCTCGCTGCTGGCGGACATCCCCGGGTCAGGACCGCAGGGGCCGCACGCCCTCCGGCACACGGCGGCGACGCACCTCCTCGACGGGGGAGCGGACCTCCGCACTGTGCAGGAGATGCTCGGCCACGCGAGCCTCGGGACGACGCAGATCTACACGCACGTCTCGATCGAGCGGCTGCGGCGCAGCTACGAGGGCGCCCACCCGCGCGCCTGACCCCGCGCGTCGGAGGAGGGGGCGAGCCGGCCAGAGCTCACGTCCGTCGTCACGGCTGCGCTCGGGCCTCGACCGGTCGTCACGGATCCAGCGGCAGCAGCACCGCGTGCTGCAGGGCGGCCAGCAGCAGGGCCGGATCCACGTACTCGCCGTGCAGGCGCGCCCCGAGGTGCAGCCCGCCGTCCCGCTCGTGGCGGGGTGACTCCGCGAGCGTGCCGATGACCTGCCCGGCGACGACGGAGTCGCCCGCGGCGACCAGCGGCACGACCGGCTCGACGGAGGACACGAGCCCGTCCGCGTGCCGGATGCTCACGACCGGGCGGTCGACGACCACGCCGGCGAAGGAGACGGTCCCGTCCGCCGGAGCGCGGACCTCGGCGCCGGGGTCGACCGCGATGTCGATGCCGCGGTGACCGGGTCCGTACGTCGTGGTCGGCGCCTGGAACGGCCGCGTGACCGTGTGGGGCGGATCCACCGGCCATCGCCACCGCGGGGTCGCGGGCACGGACGCCGAGGCGGACGACGCATCCGCCGACGCCCGTTCCGGGACCCCCGGCGTCGCGACGCCGAAGAGCAGCCCGACCGTGACCCCCACCGCGAGCGCCACCCCAGCCGCCGTCCGCTGTCCGCCCCTGCCGCGCATGCGCCCTCCCTCCCCGGCGGACGCGTCCCGGCCCCCGGTCGGCGGAATCATGCCCCCTGCGGCGTCGGTTGCCCGCCGGGTGACCGCCCCGTCGGAGAAGTGGCAGAGTGGTCCCCTGTGAACGAGACGACGACCCCCCGGGATGACAAGAAGCTCCAGCGACGCGCGATAGGCCTGGCCGTCTCGGCCGCGGTGGGGGGCTTCCTCTTCGGGTTCGACTCCTCCGTGATCAACGGCGCGGTCTCCGCCATCCAGGGCCGCTTCCAGCTCAGCGAGACGCTCATCGGCTTCGCGGTCGCCAGCGCGCTCCTCGGCTGCGCGCTCGGCGCCTACCTCGCGGGCCGCATCGCCGACCGCATCGGCCGCCGCTGGACGATGATCATCGGCGCCGGCTTCTTCTTCATCAGCGCCTTCGGATCCGGGTACGCGTTCAGCGTCTGGGACCTCACCATCTGGCGCATCGTCGGCGGCCTCGGCATCGCCTCCGTCGTCGCCCCCGCGTACATCGCGGAGATCTCGCCCAAGCTCCTCCGCGGCCGCCTCGCGTCGCTGCAGCAGCTCGCCATCACGCTCGGCATCTTCACCGCGCTCCTCTCGGACGCCGTCTTCGCGGGAGCCGCGGGCGGCGCGTCGGAGGACTTCTGGCTCGGGCTCGAGGCCTGGCGCTGGATGCTCCTCGTCTGCGCCATCCCGGCCGTGATCTACGGCTTCCTCGCCTACCGCCTGCCCGAGTCCCCGCGCTTCCTGGTCGAGAAGGGCCGCAAGGACGAGGCCCAGGCGATCCTCGCGAGCGTGTGGAAGCAGGAGGACATCGACCGCGCGAGCCGGGACCTCGAGCGCCAGATCGAGGAGGATCGCGTCGCGAAGCGCACGGGCACACTCCGCGGCAGCAAGCTGGGCCTGCAGGGCATCGTCTGGATCGGCATCATCCTGTCCGTGTTCCAGCAGTTCGTCGGCATCAACGTGATCTTCTACTACTCCACGACCCTCTGGCAGGCCGTCGGCTTCGACGAGTCGCAGTCGCTCACCACCTCGGTCATCACGGCGGTCACGAACGTCGCCGTCACGTTCATCGCCATCGCGCTCGTCGACCGCATCGGCCGCCGCCCCATCCTCCTGTCCGGCTCGCTCGCCATGGCCGTCTCCCTCGCCGTGATGGCGATCTGCTTCAGCCAGTCCTCGACCGTCGACGGCGAGGTCGCTCTGCCGCAGCCCTTCGGCGTCATCGCGATCATCGCGGCCAACGTCTTCGTCATCGGCTTCGGCGCCTCCTGGGGCCCGCTCGTCTGGGTGCTGCTCGGCGAGATCTTCCCGAACCGGATCCGCGCCAAGGCCCTCGGCGTCGCCGCGATGGCCCAGTGGATCGCGAACTTCGCCATCACCGTGTCGTTCCCAGCGCTGTCGGCCTTCTCGCTGCCCTTCACGTACGGCATGTACGCGGCGTTCGCCGCGCTCTCCTTCGTCTTCGTCCTCATGAAGATCCCGGAGACGAACGGCATGTCGCTCGAGGAAGCGGAGACGCTCTTCGTCGACAAGCCCAAGAAGCGCAAGGCCGCCGCGCGCTCCTGACCCGAGGCACCGCCCCGTCGGTCGCCCCGCGGGTGGTAGCATCGACGAGCACCCGATTCAGGTCGGGTGACTACGCGTGCCCATCAGGCCGCCGCATCCACTCGGTCTCCTCATGGCGATGATCCCTGTCGCCGAAGGAGCGGATGCGCGCTGGGCACCAGGATCAGCGGTCGTCCCGACCGCCGAGCGAACCGACGAGGCGTGCCGCGACAGCGCGCGCCGGAACAGGAGTACGGCCATGGCCGTCGTCACCATCCGCCAGCTGCTCGACTGCGGCGTCCACTTCGGTCACCCGAAGACGCGCTGGAACCCGAAGATGAAGCGCTTCATCTTCACCGAGCGCTCCGGCATCTACATCATCGACCTCCAGCAGTCGCTGGCCCTCATCGACAAGGCGTACGACTTCGTCAAGGAGACGGTCGCCCACGGCGGCACCATCCTCTTCGTCGGCACGAAGAAGCAGGCGCAGGAGTCCATCGCCGAGCAGGCGCAGCGCGTCGGCCAGCCCTACGTCAACCAGCGCTGGCTGGGTGGTCTGCTGACCAACTTCCAGACCGTGCACAAGCGCCTCAACCGCCTCAAGGAGCTCGACCTCGTCGACTTCGACGACACGACGCGCGGCTTCACGAAGAAGGAGCTGCTCATCCAGCGTCGCGAGCGCGACAAGCTGGAGAAGAGCCTCGGCGGCATCCGCAACCTCACCAAGACGCCGTCGGCGATGTGGGTCGTGGACACCAAGAAGGAGCACCTCGCCATCGACGAGGCGCGCAAGCTCGGCATCCCCGTCATCGGCATCCTCGACACCAACTGCGACCCGGACGAGGTCCAGTACCCGATCCCGGGCAACGACGACGCGATCCGCTCCGTCGCGCTGCTGACGCGCATCATCGCCGACGCCGCCGCCGAGGGCCTCATCCAGCGCCACCAGAAGCCCGACGCCGAGGGCTCCGCCCCCGCCGAGCCGCTGGCCGACTGGGAGCGCGAGCTGCTCGAGCAGGGCGATGCGGCCAAGGCCGCGCTGCCCGTCGAGGAGAACGACGTCGACGCCGAGGTCTCCGCCAAGAACGAGGCGAAGTCCGATGACGAGGTCCCCGCCCCCGTGCACGCTCCCGAGTCCGACGACGCCACCGAGGCGAAGATCGAGGCCGAGGCGACCGAGGCCGAGGCAGCGCCTGCTACGACCGGTCCGGTCTCCGAGTAGTCCGACCACACGCACCATCCCGTCGGGCGGGCGCGGGTTCCGCGCCCGCCCGTCGGGCACTCACCTCCGGGAGACCCCCGGATCATCACCTACAGAAGGAGTCCATGAGCATGGCGAACTTCACTGCCGCTGACGTCAAGGAGCTGCGCGACCGCCTCGGCGCCGGCATGATGGACAGCAAGAACGCGCTGGTCGAGGCCGACGGCGACATCGAGAAGGCCATCGAGATCCTCCGCCTCAAGGGCCAGAAGGGCAATGCCAAGCGCGGCGACCGCTCCACCGCCGAGGGCCTCGTCGCCGCGTCCGAGCAGGACGGCGCCGCCACCCTCATCGAGCTCGCGTGCGAGACCGACTTCGTCGCGAAGAACGACAAGTTCATCGCGCTGTCCGAGTCCGTCCTGGCCGCCGTCGTCGCGGCCGGCGCGTCCACCGTCGAGGAGGCCCTCCAGGCCCCCGCCGGCGAGCAGACCGTAGACCAGCTGATCAGCGACCGGGCCGCGATCCTCGGCGAGAAGATCGCGCTCCGTCGCGTCGCCCGCCTCGCCGGCGAGCACCAGGAGATCTACCTCCACCGCACGTCGAAGGACCTCCCGCCCCAGGTCGGCGTCGTCGTCGACTACAGCGGCACCGACGCGGAGACCGCGCGCAGCATCGCCCAGCACATCGCGTTCGCCAACCCGGAGTACCTCGCCCGCGAGGACGTCCCGGCGGACAAGGTCGAGGCCGAGCGCGCGATCGTCACCGAGATCTCCCGCAACGAGGGCAAGCCCGAGGCCGCCCTGCCGAAGATCATCGAGGGTCGCCTCACCGGGTTCTTCAAGCAGGTCGCGCTCCTCGAGCAGGACTACGCGAAGGACAACAAGCAGTCGGTCAAGAAGGTCGTCGAGGCCGCGGGCCTCACGGTCACGGGCTTCGCCCGCTTCAAGGTCGGCGCCTAGCACCACCACCACGGGGAGCCCGGGTCGCATGCGACCCGGGCTCCCTTCTCCATGTCCGGGGAGAGCGGCCGCGAGGCGCCCCCGCCCCCGCCGGGCGGCACAGTACATTGGACCGGGGCCGGATCCGGCGACCGGAACGCGAGGACGGGAACAGCACCTATGACCGATCAGACCACCACCCGCCGCGTCCTCCTCAAGCTCTCCGGGGAGTCCTTCGGCGGCGGCCAGATGGGCGTCGACCCGGACGTCGTCAGCGCGCTGGCCCGCGAGATCGCCGAAGCGGCGAAGACCGTCGAGGTCGCCATCGTCGTCGGCGGAGGCAACTTCTTCCGCGGCGCGCAGCTCTCGCAGCGCGGCATGGACCGCGGTCGCGCGGACTACATGGGCATGCTCGGCACCGTGATGAACGCCCTCGCGCTGCAGGACTTCCTCGAGCAGGCCGGCGCCGCCACACGCGTCCAGTCGGCCATCTCCATGACCCAGGTCGCCGAGCCGTACATCCCGCGCCGTGCCGTGCGCCACCTCGAGAAGGGCCGCATCGTGATCTTCGGCGCCGGCGCCGGGCTGCCGTACTTCTCCACCGACACGGTGGCCGCGCAGCGCGCCCTCGAGATCTCGGCCACCGAGGTCCTCGTCGCCAAGAACGGCGTCGACGGCGTCTACACGGGGGATCCCCGCACGGACTCGACCGCCACGCTCCTCGACACCGTCACCTACCAGGACGCCCTCCAGCGCGGCCTCAAGGTCGTCGACTCGACCGCGTTCAGCCTCTGCATGGACAACGACATGAAGATGGTCGTCTTCGGCATGGAGCCCGGCGGCAACGTCACCCGGGCCATCCGGGGCGAGCGCATCGGCACCATCGTCTCCAACTGACGACCGGCGCTCCGCCGACGCCCCCGTCGGGCCGCGTCGCGGTCGGAGCGCCTCTCCATCCGCGTTAAGATCGACCGGGCGCCTGCCGCGCCCGCACTACCGAAGGAGATCCCGTGACCGTCGCCGAAGTCCTCGCAGATGCCCGAGACCGGATGGGCAAGGCCGTCGAGGCCGTGAAGGAGGACTTCGGGAGCGTGCGCACGGGCCGCGCCAACCCCGCCCTCTTCCAGAAGGTCATGGTCGAGTACTACGGCAGCCCCACGCCCCTCGGCCAGCTCGCGAGCATGAACAACCCCGAGGCGCGCACGCTCATCGTCACGCCCTACGACAAGACGGCCCTCAAGGAGATCGAGAAGGCCCTCGTCAACGTCCCCAACCTCAGCGCGACGGTCGGCAACGACGGCGAGATGGTGCGCTTCACTCTCCCCGAGCTCACCGAGGACCGCCGCAAGGAGTTCGTCAAGATCGTCCGCGGCAAGGCGGAGGAGGGGCGCGTGAGCGTCCGCAACATCCGCCGCCGGTCCAAGGACGAGCTGGACGCGCTCAAGGGCGAGGTCGGCGACGACGAGGTCGCGCGCGTCGAGAAGGAGCTCGAGGCCCTCACCAAGACGCACACCGACCAGGTCGACGACGCGCTGAAGCGCAAAGAGACCGAACTCCTCGAGGTCTAGGTGGCCAGCCCCGAGGATCCCGTCGAGCGGGCGCCCATCGTGCCGCCCGCCTCGGGCCCCGACGGCGCTCCGCGGATCCGTCGGCACCGCGGCCGCGTGACGCGCGCCGAGTTCGAGGCGCAGGTGCAGGCGACCCGCGCCGACCTGACGGCCCAGGTGCGCGCGACGCGCGCGTCCATCGAGGCGACGAACGCCCGCATCAACGCCCGCACGGGTCGCAACCTGCTATTCGCGGTGAGCGTGGGCCTCCTCCTCGGCGGGGTCGTCCTGGCGAGCCTCGTCGTCGAGAAGCAGCTGTTCCTGCTCATCGGCATTGCGCTCGTGGCCTTCACCGCGTACGAGCTCGCCACGGCGCTGCGCCAGGCGGGTCGTCGCGTGCCGCGCGTCGGCTCGGTGATCGCCGTCGTCGCGCTCGTGCCGATCACCTACTACGGCAGGCCGGACGGGCAGTGGCTGGGGCTCGTCGGGGCCATGGCCTTCGTCGCGCTCTGGCGTGTGGTGGAGCAGGCGGTGCCCGCCCGGCGGACGTCCGCGCGCGCCGTCGTGGGCGACATCGGCTCGAGCGTCTTCCTGCTCGCCTACGTGGGGCTCCTCGGCTCGTTCGCCGTGCTGCTCACCGCGGGCGACGGTGGCGAGTGGTGGACCCTGGCGTTCCTCATCCTCGTGGTGTGCTGCGACACGGGCGCCTACGTCGCCGGGCTCAACTTCGGCAAGCACCCCATGGCGCCGACGATCAGCCCGAAGAAGACATGGGAGGGATTCGCCGGCGCGGTCGTCGCCGCGGTGCTCGCCGGGATCTTGCTCTCGCTGTTCATGATCCAGCAGGAGTGGTGGTTCGGCGTGGTGCTCGGCCTCGTGATCGTGGTGACCGCGACCCTGGGCGACCTGGCCGAGTCGCTCATCAAGCGCGACCTCGGCGTGAAGGACATCAGCTCCTGGCTGCCGGGCCACGGAGGGTTCCTCGACCGCCTCGACTCGGTCCTGCCCTCCGCCGCGGTGGCCTATGCGCTGTTCCTCATCGTCACGGGCGCTTCCTCGTAGGATGTCCCGGATGACCACCACCTTCCCGAGCGCCGGGCGCCGCGAGCGCGGCTACGACCCGGACCAGGTCAATGCCTTCCTGCGCGACGCGCGCCGCTG
This window of the Clavibacter sepedonicus genome carries:
- a CDS encoding phosphatidate cytidylyltransferase, whose product is MASPEDPVERAPIVPPASGPDGAPRIRRHRGRVTRAEFEAQVQATRADLTAQVRATRASIEATNARINARTGRNLLFAVSVGLLLGGVVLASLVVEKQLFLLIGIALVAFTAYELATALRQAGRRVPRVGSVIAVVALVPITYYGRPDGQWLGLVGAMAFVALWRVVEQAVPARRTSARAVVGDIGSSVFLLAYVGLLGSFAVLLTAGDGGEWWTLAFLILVVCCDTGAYVAGLNFGKHPMAPTISPKKTWEGFAGAVVAAVLAGILLSLFMIQQEWWFGVVLGLVIVVTATLGDLAESLIKRDLGVKDISSWLPGHGGFLDRLDSVLPSAAVAYALFLIVTGASS
- the rpsB gene encoding 30S ribosomal protein S2 yields the protein MAVVTIRQLLDCGVHFGHPKTRWNPKMKRFIFTERSGIYIIDLQQSLALIDKAYDFVKETVAHGGTILFVGTKKQAQESIAEQAQRVGQPYVNQRWLGGLLTNFQTVHKRLNRLKELDLVDFDDTTRGFTKKELLIQRRERDKLEKSLGGIRNLTKTPSAMWVVDTKKEHLAIDEARKLGIPVIGILDTNCDPDEVQYPIPGNDDAIRSVALLTRIIADAAAEGLIQRHQKPDAEGSAPAEPLADWERELLEQGDAAKAALPVEENDVDAEVSAKNEAKSDDEVPAPVHAPESDDATEAKIEAEATEAEAAPATTGPVSE
- a CDS encoding murein hydrolase activator EnvC family protein, giving the protein MRGRGGQRTAAGVALAVGVTVGLLFGVATPGVPERASADASSASASVPATPRWRWPVDPPHTVTRPFQAPTTTYGPGHRGIDIAVDPGAEVRAPADGTVSFAGVVVDRPVVSIRHADGLVSSVEPVVPLVAAGDSVVAGQVIGTLAESPRHERDGGLHLGARLHGEYVDPALLLAALQHAVLLPLDP
- a CDS encoding tyrosine-type recombinase/integrase translates to METDQVGGGHVDGVVDHGQPQRGAPAATPLEADISEFATSMDRERGSAAHTVRAYSADLRDLAAHAARQGVTTSAGLDLDVLRDWLWRGSQARLAPATLARRSAAVRGFGAWLLRTGRVDADPAVRLKAPRAGSHLPRVLAREQMSALLADLAAQAADDDPAALRDLAAIELLYASALRVSELTGLDLGDVDASRLTVRVVGKGDRERVVPFGVPAAEALDAYVTRGRPALVTPRTGTALFLGARGGRLGSRAVYGLVASLLADIPGSGPQGPHALRHTAATHLLDGGADLRTVQEMLGHASLGTTQIYTHVSIERLRRSYEGAHPRA
- a CDS encoding sugar porter family MFS transporter; translated protein: MNETTTPRDDKKLQRRAIGLAVSAAVGGFLFGFDSSVINGAVSAIQGRFQLSETLIGFAVASALLGCALGAYLAGRIADRIGRRWTMIIGAGFFFISAFGSGYAFSVWDLTIWRIVGGLGIASVVAPAYIAEISPKLLRGRLASLQQLAITLGIFTALLSDAVFAGAAGGASEDFWLGLEAWRWMLLVCAIPAVIYGFLAYRLPESPRFLVEKGRKDEAQAILASVWKQEDIDRASRDLERQIEEDRVAKRTGTLRGSKLGLQGIVWIGIILSVFQQFVGINVIFYYSTTLWQAVGFDESQSLTTSVITAVTNVAVTFIAIALVDRIGRRPILLSGSLAMAVSLAVMAICFSQSSTVDGEVALPQPFGVIAIIAANVFVIGFGASWGPLVWVLLGEIFPNRIRAKALGVAAMAQWIANFAITVSFPALSAFSLPFTYGMYAAFAALSFVFVLMKIPETNGMSLEEAETLFVDKPKKRKAAARS
- the dprA gene encoding DNA-processing protein DprA, with amino-acid sequence MASLRPDPGWPGDGAADTDSAEVAARATWSGIAEPGDRVAGAVIGVLGACAALASLVDGCPADTVVGAMLEAGLDLEPDGRAALVGEVAGALERWRPRVVRSEALARLHAARAVGARVLVPGDPHWPVGADDLGPHSPLVLWCTGAPDAMAALSRSVAIVGARAATGYGEHVTAELAAGLVDRDVAVVSGGAYGIDGAAHRAAIGSAGRTVAFLAGGVDRLYPSGHAELFARMRRDGAVVSELPCGASPTRWRFLLRNRLIAAASAATVVVEAGARSGSLNTANHAIALERPLGAVPGPVTSASSSGCHRLLRESQAVCITSADDVMDLVPGWSGAGTQVQEPGSAHASSRDTPSGAADDRVGARAAEDRGDSRVVRVLDALAVRRGRGTADVAARAGLGVAETSSVLGMLELEGTVARPDGGWVRRPGSR
- the tsf gene encoding translation elongation factor Ts, whose protein sequence is MANFTAADVKELRDRLGAGMMDSKNALVEADGDIEKAIEILRLKGQKGNAKRGDRSTAEGLVAASEQDGAATLIELACETDFVAKNDKFIALSESVLAAVVAAGASTVEEALQAPAGEQTVDQLISDRAAILGEKIALRRVARLAGEHQEIYLHRTSKDLPPQVGVVVDYSGTDAETARSIAQHIAFANPEYLAREDVPADKVEAERAIVTEISRNEGKPEAALPKIIEGRLTGFFKQVALLEQDYAKDNKQSVKKVVEAAGLTVTGFARFKVGA
- the frr gene encoding ribosome recycling factor; the encoded protein is MGKAVEAVKEDFGSVRTGRANPALFQKVMVEYYGSPTPLGQLASMNNPEARTLIVTPYDKTALKEIEKALVNVPNLSATVGNDGEMVRFTLPELTEDRRKEFVKIVRGKAEEGRVSVRNIRRRSKDELDALKGEVGDDEVARVEKELEALTKTHTDQVDDALKRKETELLEV
- the pyrH gene encoding UMP kinase translates to MTDQTTTRRVLLKLSGESFGGGQMGVDPDVVSALAREIAEAAKTVEVAIVVGGGNFFRGAQLSQRGMDRGRADYMGMLGTVMNALALQDFLEQAGAATRVQSAISMTQVAEPYIPRRAVRHLEKGRIVIFGAGAGLPYFSTDTVAAQRALEISATEVLVAKNGVDGVYTGDPRTDSTATLLDTVTYQDALQRGLKVVDSTAFSLCMDNDMKMVVFGMEPGGNVTRAIRGERIGTIVSN